A stretch of the Lolium perenne isolate Kyuss_39 chromosome 3, Kyuss_2.0, whole genome shotgun sequence genome encodes the following:
- the LOC127340803 gene encoding CDP-diacylglycerol--serine O-phosphatidyltransferase 1, translated as MEANGHDKPSREYIGRECNGVKPVSNFGEVDPWTAWAYRPRTISLLLMGTCFLIWASGAFNPEGSFSADRISSVKRGVFAMIAVFLAYSFLQAPSTVLIRPHPAIWRLVHGMAVVYLVSLTFLLFQTRDDARQFMKYLHPDLGVELPERSYGTDCRIYVPDHPKSRFNNVYDILFDEFVIAHILGWWGKAIMIRNQPLLWVLSIGFELMELTFRHMLPNFNECWWDSIVLDIMICNWFGIWAGMKTVRYFDGRTYEWVGLSRQPNIISKVKRTLGQFTPAQWDKDEWYPLLGPWRFIQVLSLCVIFMTIELNTFFLKFCLWIPPRNPLIVYRLVLWWLIAIPTIREYNTYLQDRKPVKKVGSFCWLSVAICIIELLICIKFGHGLFPKSMPSWLIIFWTAVALLLMMFILVWTWKIYRTMLRKRL; from the exons ATGGAGGCCAATGGTCATGATAAACCTAGTAGAGAATATATTGGCAGAGAGTGCAATGGTGTAAAGCCAGTCAGCAATTTCGGTGAAGTTGATCCATGGACGGCATGGGCGTACAGACCACGGACAATCTCATTGTTACTGATGGGAACCTGCTTTTTAAT TTGGGCAAGTGGCGCTTTTAATCCAGAAGGAAGCTTCTCTGCTGACCGCATCTCATCTGTGAAAAG GGGTGTCTTCGCAATGATTGCTGTTTTCTTGGCTTATTCTTTTCTTCAGGCACCTTCAAC TGTGCTCATCAGACCACATCCTGCAATTTGGCGCCTGGTCCATGGGATGGCAGTTGTTTACCTTGTATCCCTCACTTTTTTGCTTTTCCAG ACTCGTGATGATGCTAGGCAATTTATGAAGTATCTTCACCCGGATCTTGGTGTTG AATTACCTGAAAGATCTTATGGAACTGACTGCCGCATATATGTACCTGATCATCCAAAAAGCAGGTTTAACAATGTTTAT GACATCCTTTTTGACGAGTTTGTAATTGCCCATATCCTTGGATGGTGGGGAAAGGCTATAATGATACGGAATCAACCACTTCTATGGGTGTTATCAATTGGCTTTGAGTTAATGGAG CTGACTTTTCGTCATATGTTGCCAAATTTTAACGAATGCTGGTGGGATAGCATTGTTCTAGACATAATGATCTGCAACTGGTTCG GTATCTGGGCTGGAATGAAGACAGTGAGATACTTCGATGGGAGGACATATGAATGGGTTGGCTTAAGTCGCCAGCCCAATATTATCAGCAAG GTGAAAAGGACACTAGGTCAGTTCACACCAGCACAGTGGGACAAAGATGAGTGGTATCCTCTGCTTGGTCCTTGGAGATTCATCCAAGTTCTAAGCTTGTGTGTAATTTTCATGACCATCGAGCTAAACACGTTCTTTCTTAAATTCTGCCTTTGGATTCCTCCCCGGAACCCCTTGATTGTTTACCGACTGGTCCTTTGGTGGTTGATTGCGATACCAACCATCCGCGAATACAATACATACTTGCAGGACAG GAAACCGGTAAAAAAGGTGGGGTCTTTTTGTTGGCTTTCGGTGGCTATATGCATCATAGAGCTTCTGATCTGCATCAAGTTTGGACATG GCCTATTTCCAAAGTCGATGCCATCGTGGTTGATCATATTCTGGACGGCGGTGGCCTTGCTTCTCATGATGTTCATTCTTGTGTGGACTTGGAAAATTTACCGAACAATGTTAAGAAAGAGGCTGTGA
- the LOC127338071 gene encoding peamaclein has product MSRVGTSLSISFFLLALVFVAEVSGSKNVRPYRPAGAEGSVPMEECPAKCDIRCSATSHKKPCNFFCNYCCKRCLCVPSGTIANKEECPCYNNLKTNEGKPKCP; this is encoded by the exons atgtCTCGTGTTGGGACCTCTCTCTCAATTTCATTCTTCTTGCTAGCATTAGTCTTTgtg GCTGAGGTCTCCGGGAGCAAGAACGTAAGACCATATCGACCG GCTGGTGCAGAAGGATCTGTCCCCATGGAAG AATGCCCAGCAAAATGCGACATCCGCTGCTCAGCTACGTCACACAAGAAGCCGTGCAATTTCTTCTGCAACTACTGCTGCAAGAGGTGCCTGTGTGTCCCGTCCGGCACGATCGCCAACAAGGAAGAATGCCCGTGCTACAACAACCTGAAGACCAACGAAGGCAAGCCCAAGTGCCCTTAA